ATGGGCTTTTTGGTGACCGATGATTTTCCCAAACCAAGTCGATCTTGCTAATAAAATTAAAGCTCCTAGCAAAATAATAGCGATCGCCCTTAATTTGCTATCGAGACTTAACTGCAAGTCTCCTAAATAGTGAGAACCCAACAATACGGTATGACCGACAGCTAAAATCAAAGCAGGAACAGTTAATAGATGAATTTTGCGCCAGCGTTTACCAAATTTTTTTTGTAGGCGATCGCTACTAGTAACTGCCGCGGGAAGCATTAGAAATAAGCTCACGATTCCACCCGCCATCCCCAGACGATGTTGCGGTAACATAAAGGCGATCGCATCTAAATTCCAGTTGAGTGAATGGTCTAACATATGTGCTGTATGTGCCAGTGCCAAAACAAAAGCTCCCACTCCAACTGCCCGACGATATTGTAGGGGTGCTTGCCAAAAATTACTCAAAGGGCGTGCTGCCAAAGCCAACATCAGCAACAGCAATGCGCCATGTCCTGTATAGTCTACCATCGCATCTGTGCGTAATAGAGTCAGAACCCCAATCGCCAAAGTTACCCATCCTCCCAAACGAAATAGCTGGCTGCGCCGATCTGCGCTTACCCTGGAAGCGGATACTCCTACCCCTAACATCATCGGTGCTGTACCT
This Coleofasciculaceae cyanobacterium DNA region includes the following protein-coding sequences:
- a CDS encoding sulfite exporter TauE/SafE family protein: MLDLLLIVALGFLGSFGHCMGMCGPLTVALALSQQDNHPAQISGLQFHFLLNIGRVLSYTLVGAALGGLGTIVVASGQLAGIGSSLRQFMAVFTGILLIWLSLGQIKPNWLPRLPFLHPLQGRIHHRLSSGMNQLSTQQQWWTPALLGGVWGLIPCGFLYTAQLKAVETGSLFAGAVTMFCFGLGTAPMMLGVGVSASRVSADRRSQLFRLGGWVTLAIGVLTLLRTDAMVDYTGHGALLLLMLALAARPLSNFWQAPLQYRRAVGVGAFVLALAHTAHMLDHSLNWNLDAIAFMLPQHRLGMAGGIVSLFLMLPAAVTSSDRLQKKFGKRWRKIHLLTVPALILAVGHTVLLGSHYLGDLQLSLDSKLRAIAIILLGALILLARSTWFGKIIGHQKAHVPPKS